A portion of the Sphaerochaeta pleomorpha str. Grapes genome contains these proteins:
- a CDS encoding HU family DNA-binding protein, which yields MAEPKLTKAAIIESLHEKHGLNRSDIHMIIDEFFEEVKEGLKHDQVIELRGFGTFEVRTRKGREKARNPKTGAIVAVETHGVAIFRPGKELKDYVWDLRDNKPIND from the coding sequence ATGGCAGAACCTAAGTTGACTAAAGCAGCTATAATTGAAAGTCTTCATGAAAAGCATGGGCTTAATAGGTCCGATATCCATATGATTATTGATGAGTTCTTTGAAGAAGTAAAAGAAGGACTGAAGCATGACCAAGTAATCGAATTACGTGGTTTCGGAACGTTTGAAGTAAGAACCCGTAAGGGCCGCGAGAAAGCTCGTAATCCAAAGACTGGAGCAATTGTTGCCGTGGAAACCCATGGAGTTGCAATTTTCCGTCCGGGAAAAGAGCTCAAGGATTATGTCTG